The Weissella confusa genome segment CCGAAGAATCTTCAGAAATCGTTGTAAATTCTTGGAATTCAGTAGTTGTTGATGCCGGCTTAAATCCTGAAGCTAGTAAACGTTCTGCAATTTTATCAAACCATGCCTCATTCTCGTTATATAAATTTTCAAAAACATTATGCAATGCATAGAAATTTTTGCCTTTTACATACCAATGATATTGATGCAACTTTACATGTAATGTATGAATATTAGCAAGTATATGATCTGTAACAGCTGCAGAATTAATCTTAGTATGATGAATGTGTTCTTTATATGCTTGTTCGGCGGCTAATTTTTCTTGCCTTTCATTTACCGTTGTCATTTTATGCACCTTCCTTTACTTTTGAACTAATTACTGGATATCCTAAGTCTTCAATTGCTTTTTCAATTGTATTCAAATTGACCTGATTTTCATCAAAATCCACTTTTACCTTACTCGCATTGAAAAGTACTTTTACAGAATCTTTTTTTACACCAGCAGTCTGTTTTAAACCACGTTCGATTTTTTGTAAACATGATGGACAAGTTAATGTTTCTAATTTTAATGTTGCTTTAGTCATATCTATCGCTCCTTTAAATAAATTATATAGGCCATTCTTTTTAAGATACTTGATATAGATCAATTATCTTAATTGATAACCTCTTAATCTCATTGCATTTAAAATAACTACTAAAATACTGGCCTCATGAACCAACATCCCAATTGACATAGACATCCATTCACTAAATATTAAACTAGCCAATAGTATTATCACGACGCCAACAGCAATTAGAATATTTTGTCGCATATTCGCATATGTTACTTTTGCTAGGCCTAAAGCATGAGGAAGGCGGTTAAAGTTAGAATTCATTAAAACAATATCTGAACTTTCAATTGCGACATCTGTTCCATTCCCCATAGCTATACCCACCTCTGCAGTAGCCAGAGAGGGACTGTCATTAACGCCGTCACCGATAAAAACAACTATTTCACCTGAGTCCTGTCGTCTTTTTAGAAATGCTTGTTTGTCCTCTGGTAGCATATCACCATGGGCTTCCGTTAAACCTAGTTCCTTTTTAACTGAATTAACTGTACCTTGGTTATCACCTGATAATACAATGAGATTTTTAATACCAAGTGATTTTAATTTTTGTAAGTCCTGCTTAACACCTGGTCGAACTTTGTCGCGGATACCCATTAACATGATTAACTTATGATCAACTGCCGTTAATACAATTGAATTACCGGTTGTTTCTAAATTATTCAATTTTTTAAGAACATCATCAGATAGCGGTATACTTTCTTGTTTCATTAAGGTTTTATTTCCTACTGAAACAACGTGCCCATCTACGTGAGCAATTACGCCCCCACCTTTTACAACCTGTGTATTTTCTATAGGCCTTACTTTATATTGTGCTAATTTATTTACAATAGCGACAGCTAATGGATGATCAGACTCACTTTCAACCGAAAGCAATAGAGATAAATCCTCCTCCTGATTATTTCCATAATAAATAATATCGCTCACTTCAGGCTTTCCTTCAGTTAAGGTACCTGTTTTATCGAATAACACTGTATCTGCATTGGCAAAATGACTAATCACTTCAGAACCTTTAAATAAAATACCATTCTTTGCGCCATTTCCTATCCCCGCAACATTTGAAACAGGTACACCAATTACCAAGGCTCCTGGGCAACCAAGTACTAATACGGTAATCGCAAGTTCTGTATCTTTGGTTAATACCCAAACCAACAGCCCGATTGTAAGTACTGCAGGTGTATACCAGCGAGAAAACTGGTCAATGAATCGTTCTGCTTCTGATTTAGAATCCTGTGCTTCTTCTACCAACTCAATAATTTTTCCAAATGTAGAATCTTCCCCTACTCTGTCAGCCACTATTTGAATAGTACCGTTGTCCATAATAGTACCGGCAAATACTTCATCGTCTTTTTCTTTCTTTAAAGGTAAAGATTCACCTGTGATATTAGCCTCATTTACATATCCTTTTCCAGTAGTTACCCTACCATCTACGGGAATCTTGGCACCAGTCTTTACTAGGAGAATATCCCCTTCTTCTACTTCATCAATATCTACTTCTGCAAATTGTCCCCCTGTCAATTGCTTAAAAGCAGTTTCTGGAGCCATTTCCGTCAACTCTTTAATAGCTGATCGTGTTTGGTTAAGTGTTCGTTGTTCTAAATATGATCCAAACAAAAATAAAAAAGTAACAATTGCTGATTCTTCATAATTTTGAATAAAGAGAGCACCAATGACCGCTATCGTTACTAAAACATCAATACTTACTACTTTTACTTTCATAGCCTGATAAGCCTGTAAAGAAATGGGGGTAACGCCTAATATCGAAGCTATAATAAAAGCACTATTAGAAATTGTTGTATTGGCAAAAATAAAGTGTGCGATTAGTGCTAAAGCAATGAGTAAGCCACTGATACTAGTAATTTTATTTTTA includes the following:
- a CDS encoding DNA starvation/stationary phase protection protein — protein: MTTVNERQEKLAAEQAYKEHIHHTKINSAAVTDHILANIHTLHVKLHQYHWYVKGKNFYALHNVFENLYNENEAWFDKIAERLLASGFKPASTTTEFQEFTTISEDSSEKYYTADEMVLQIVEDFRSNREFTIRAIRLAQEEGNDALEDSLISYKAYLDVNIWQLQAFINKDALEDDDYIDND
- a CDS encoding heavy-metal-associated domain-containing protein, which codes for MTKATLKLETLTCPSCLQKIERGLKQTAGVKKDSVKVLFNASKVKVDFDENQVNLNTIEKAIEDLGYPVISSKVKEGA
- a CDS encoding heavy metal translocating P-type ATPase, which produces MQHNILKHKNKITSISGLLIALALIAHFIFANTTISNSAFIIASILGVTPISLQAYQAMKVKVVSIDVLVTIAVIGALFIQNYEESAIVTFLFLFGSYLEQRTLNQTRSAIKELTEMAPETAFKQLTGGQFAEVDIDEVEEGDILLVKTGAKIPVDGRVTTGKGYVNEANITGESLPLKKEKDDEVFAGTIMDNGTIQIVADRVGEDSTFGKIIELVEEAQDSKSEAERFIDQFSRWYTPAVLTIGLLVWVLTKDTELAITVLVLGCPGALVIGVPVSNVAGIGNGAKNGILFKGSEVISHFANADTVLFDKTGTLTEGKPEVSDIIYYGNNQEEDLSLLLSVESESDHPLAVAIVNKLAQYKVRPIENTQVVKGGGVIAHVDGHVVSVGNKTLMKQESIPLSDDVLKKLNNLETTGNSIVLTAVDHKLIMLMGIRDKVRPGVKQDLQKLKSLGIKNLIVLSGDNQGTVNSVKKELGLTEAHGDMLPEDKQAFLKRRQDSGEIVVFIGDGVNDSPSLATAEVGIAMGNGTDVAIESSDIVLMNSNFNRLPHALGLAKVTYANMRQNILIAVGVVIILLASLIFSEWMSMSIGMLVHEASILVVILNAMRLRGYQLR